From Serinicoccus profundi, the proteins below share one genomic window:
- a CDS encoding DUF7537 family lipoprotein, producing the protein MSTTRMRFGAVITAGILGLGLSACGGDADGEGASSPEAASQDTSEDSSEESTEDSTETAADDTAEDTAASDSEDTGGEAAEGEEIPIEDFLAMLQEPGEETLSTYTLTMDMEADGQAIEADGAVDLSGDEAAMQMMMTVPEMGELEMITIDGELYLAMPGVTPEGMYMRAGEDVLGQAGAMQDIDVSTQWEAWEQGAEQVLFLGDEDVDGTEMGRYQVTVDPQAIAEAGGADAAAMTAAVGDESVVYDVWLDEDNLMRQLTFEQEGMTAEMMMDNWGEPQEIEAPPADQVMEMGDMGGAPSDG; encoded by the coding sequence ATGAGCACCACGAGGATGCGCTTCGGCGCTGTCATCACCGCAGGGATCCTGGGCCTCGGGCTCAGCGCGTGCGGGGGTGACGCCGACGGTGAGGGTGCGAGCTCTCCCGAGGCCGCGAGCCAGGACACCTCCGAGGACAGCTCCGAGGAGTCGACCGAGGACTCCACGGAGACGGCCGCGGACGACACGGCCGAGGACACCGCCGCGAGCGACTCCGAGGACACCGGCGGCGAGGCGGCCGAGGGCGAGGAGATCCCCATCGAGGACTTCCTGGCCATGCTGCAGGAGCCGGGCGAGGAGACCCTGTCGACCTACACCCTGACGATGGACATGGAGGCCGACGGCCAGGCCATCGAGGCGGACGGCGCCGTGGACCTCTCCGGCGACGAGGCCGCCATGCAGATGATGATGACCGTGCCCGAGATGGGTGAGCTCGAGATGATCACCATCGACGGCGAGCTCTACCTCGCGATGCCCGGCGTCACCCCTGAGGGGATGTACATGCGGGCCGGCGAGGACGTCCTCGGCCAGGCGGGCGCGATGCAGGACATCGACGTCTCCACCCAGTGGGAGGCCTGGGAGCAGGGGGCCGAGCAGGTCCTCTTCCTCGGTGACGAGGACGTCGACGGCACCGAGATGGGCCGTTACCAGGTCACCGTCGACCCGCAGGCGATCGCCGAGGCCGGTGGCGCCGACGCGGCCGCGATGACGGCGGCGGTGGGGGACGAGTCGGTCGTCTACGACGTCTGGCTGGACGAGGACAACCTCATGCGCCAGCTCACCTTCGAGCAAGAGGGCATGACGGCCGAGATGATGATGGACAACTGGGGCGAGCCGCAGGAGATCGAGGCGCCGCCCGCCGACCAGGTCATGGAGATGGGCGACATGGGTGGCGCGCCGAGCGACGGCTGA